In Epilithonimonas zeae, a single window of DNA contains:
- the rfbD gene encoding dTDP-4-dehydrorhamnose reductase, which yields MKRILVIGGNGQLGHCLQKLAPKYHDQYDFNFTGSSVVDITNFEQVETVFAEYQPDFVINASAYTAVDLAETETEKAFAINADGVGNLAQVCKDNNAILIHVSTDYVFDGETNLSYSEDDFTDPIGVYGASKRKGEELALENNPETVILRTSWLYSEFNKNFVKTMLHLFEIKDELGIVGDQFGQPTNANDLAEAILEIIDAKNKTFGIYHFSNYPETTWFDFASKIKEFSGSNVILKSITTQEFPTPAKRPKRSTMSLDKIEKDYQIEPKHWENSLRDCVEILKLTNA from the coding sequence ATGAAAAGAATACTTGTTATAGGAGGTAACGGTCAGTTGGGACATTGTCTGCAAAAGTTAGCGCCCAAATACCACGATCAATACGATTTCAATTTTACCGGATCATCCGTTGTAGATATCACGAATTTTGAACAAGTAGAGACTGTTTTTGCAGAATATCAACCCGATTTTGTGATTAATGCTTCTGCTTATACAGCTGTAGATTTGGCAGAGACAGAAACTGAAAAGGCTTTTGCGATTAATGCAGATGGTGTTGGGAATTTGGCTCAGGTTTGCAAGGATAACAATGCAATTTTGATTCACGTTTCAACAGATTATGTTTTTGATGGTGAAACTAATTTGAGTTATTCTGAGGATGATTTTACAGATCCAATTGGCGTCTATGGTGCTTCAAAAAGGAAAGGTGAAGAATTGGCTTTGGAAAACAATCCGGAGACTGTGATTCTTAGAACATCTTGGTTGTATTCGGAATTCAATAAGAACTTTGTGAAAACAATGCTTCACTTATTTGAGATTAAAGATGAATTAGGAATTGTAGGCGATCAATTCGGTCAGCCAACCAATGCTAATGACCTTGCCGAAGCTATTTTAGAAATTATTGATGCTAAAAATAAAACGTTCGGAATTTACCATTTCTCCAATTATCCGGAAACTACTTGGTTTGATTTTGCGAGTAAAATAAAAGAATTTTCAGGTTCCAACGTTATATTAAAATCAATTACAACACAAGAGTTTCCAACGCCGGCAAAACGTCCAAAAAGAAGTACAATGTCTCTAGACAAAATCGAAAAAGATTATCAAATCGAACCAAAACATTGGGAAAATAGTCTGAGAGATTGTGTAGAAATCTTAAAATTAACGAATGCGTAA
- a CDS encoding tetratricopeptide repeat protein, which produces MEEFFENELAKKFEEMIENNDEFYFDTEEYIEIIIYYLELGDYSYAEMAVNHALKIHPNSLEIKTKQLEVFLELERYAKAKELIDELHQSSLEDTDFLVCCAKYYSNLGNPKKSIEYCQKALELEEEENFLHNFIADEYVNLDDPFNALKHYTSALEHDPYDDYSLENVMVCYSKLNRSQEAIDFLNQYLDKFPFSETAWYEYGQFFFNKKNYDEAIKGFDYILAINSSAVGVYANKASCYEAMGEWDKAIAVYEEMLELEYTKAFTFYKIGLCYKEAKKLVPALTSFQKSLREDPQFYLAMMEQSNIYEEMGNTKEALYFAQEAVALNVGNLEYQKRLAFLYITCGEYEESLTCLKKLTESEPSRFYNWYAYSEVLMLIGEYEEAITILEKALQTHQRAELYYQLSNCYFNLKNDSEGIAKLEKALKLDPSLSKDMQQKYPFIKEQVKKIKTKKK; this is translated from the coding sequence TTGGAAGAATTTTTTGAAAACGAACTTGCTAAAAAGTTCGAAGAAATGATAGAGAATAATGATGAATTCTATTTCGATACCGAAGAATATATAGAAATTATCATCTATTATCTGGAGCTCGGAGATTACAGCTATGCTGAAATGGCCGTGAATCACGCTCTGAAAATACACCCTAATTCTTTGGAAATCAAAACTAAGCAATTAGAGGTTTTCTTGGAGTTAGAGCGCTATGCGAAAGCAAAAGAACTGATTGATGAATTACATCAGTCGTCTTTGGAAGACACAGACTTTTTGGTTTGTTGTGCTAAATATTATTCCAACCTTGGAAACCCGAAAAAATCAATTGAATATTGTCAGAAAGCTTTGGAGTTGGAAGAAGAAGAAAATTTCCTTCACAATTTTATTGCGGACGAATATGTCAATCTGGACGATCCTTTCAATGCGCTGAAACATTACACTTCGGCTCTGGAGCACGATCCTTACGACGATTATTCTTTGGAAAACGTAATGGTTTGTTATAGTAAACTGAACCGTTCACAAGAAGCAATAGACTTCCTGAATCAATATCTTGATAAGTTTCCATTCTCAGAAACCGCTTGGTATGAGTACGGACAGTTTTTCTTCAACAAAAAAAATTATGACGAAGCCATCAAAGGATTCGATTATATTTTAGCCATCAACTCAAGTGCGGTTGGCGTTTATGCAAACAAGGCATCTTGCTATGAAGCAATGGGTGAATGGGACAAAGCAATTGCGGTTTATGAAGAAATGCTGGAGTTAGAATATACAAAAGCATTCACCTTCTATAAAATTGGATTGTGTTACAAAGAAGCCAAAAAATTGGTTCCTGCGCTCACGTCTTTCCAAAAATCACTCAGAGAAGATCCTCAGTTTTATTTGGCTATGATGGAGCAATCCAATATTTATGAAGAGATGGGTAATACCAAAGAAGCACTTTATTTTGCTCAAGAAGCGGTTGCTCTTAACGTAGGGAATCTGGAATATCAGAAACGTCTAGCTTTTCTTTACATCACTTGCGGTGAGTATGAAGAAAGTCTGACTTGCCTGAAAAAGCTAACCGAATCAGAACCAAGCAGGTTTTACAATTGGTATGCTTATTCGGAGGTTTTGATGTTGATAGGTGAATACGAGGAAGCGATTACAATTCTGGAAAAAGCTTTGCAAACACATCAGCGTGCCGAATTATATTATCAGTTGAGTAATTGCTACTTCAACCTGAAAAATGATTCAGAGGGTATTGCCAAGCTGGAAAAAGCCCTGAAGCTGGATCCTTCGTTAAGCAAAGATATGCAGCAGAAATATCCGTTCATCAAAGAACAGGTTAAAAAAATAAAGACCAAAAAGAAATAA